A genomic window from Diorhabda sublineata isolate icDioSubl1.1 chromosome 8, icDioSubl1.1, whole genome shotgun sequence includes:
- the LOC130448212 gene encoding plectin-like isoform X2, with product MLAGLRNIGTRIGEFFGRKKKEVNKEAEQIENSAEAQAQRTIDVAEDAAQDLTITTATETKNHLNDEIKQAEDEAKSVEHTIQNARKTVDDKLNEANNAIKNTVQTAEQKWRETEAQVAQRVKETEDFAEQKRRELANTLKRTGQNVDNKLHSAAISAETEKHSLTEGLHQFGEDLHRGGQNFLTGIQNVGHNINNKMHGVSETTEGQTKSAASGLQKVGQNLENQLHKTEENLHKESQDVAENIQNMSQKASHNAAEEAQKFAKNVDEKLKDTAEDAKKAAEKTESQAHTVGAGLINFGKEVDNKLQESAQAAEITTEKAVDEAKTTALDTKQGIDNALHKTAECAQNAAHKTFEGAKNIAHNIGEGFTNFGRNVDHKLHESVDSTKHAARNTAEGAQNAAQKARENADNSAHNIEEGLLNFGRNVDHKLHEAVDSTKNAAHNTAEGAQKAHESGNNIVHNIGEGLLNFGRNIDNKLHEFVDGTKTAAQNTAEGTQEITQKTRESADNTTHNIEEGLLNFGKNVDHKLHETVEGTKTAAHNTAEGAKEAAQKARESGENVAHNIGEDLLNFGKNVDHKLHETVDSTKNTAKGAQNAAQKARESAENTAHNISEGFLNFSRNVDHKLQESVESTKNAAHNTAEGAQKARESGNNIVHNMGEGLLNFGRNIDNKLHEAIDSTKTAAQNTAEGAQETAQKARESAGNTAHNIGEGLLNFGRNFDHKLLEAVESTKTAAQNTAEGAQKARESGENVAHSFGEGLLNFGRNVDHKLQESVEVAKNTTEKAVNEAKTTAHNTSQEINDAYHKTTEGTQNLIKSVDNKLKETAKDVEKTTGKAVDNAKKTAEKTTEGAKNIAESTAQSIDNSLHKTAESTQDVTQQTLQGVQNMGKNIDNKLKDTAQKTSEGTQNIAKSIDNKLQEAGQGLHNIGETIKDKSSAVIEGAGHSLKEADHNIEGAFTKATKNANQKKEEIQSGLQNVGHNIDNKLAETGKLFQNKMKDTANFLDNTRHEIGQEMEESNKKAHAELDDVTDAAKNIFGKGLFSSK from the exons atgttGG ccGGTCTTAGAAATATCGGTACCAGAATCGGAGAATTCTTCGgcagaaagaaaaaagaagtgAATAAAGAAGCAGAACAAATAGAGAACTCAGCTGAAGCTCAAGCACAAAGGACTATAGACGTAGCTGAAGATGCTGCACAAGACTTAACAATAACGACTG CTACAGAAaccaaaaatcatttaaatgacGAAATTAAACAAGCGGAAGATGAAGCTAAATCTGTGGAACATACAATACAAAACGCAAGAAAAACAGTTGATGATAAATTAAACGAAGCGAATAACGCAATAAAAAATACAGTTCAAACGGCTGAACAAAAATGGAGAGAAACAGAAGCACAAGTAGCACAAAGAGTAAAAGAAACAGAAGATTTTGCTGAACAGAAAAGGAGGGAATTGGCGAATACCCTGAAAAGAACTGGACAAAATGTAGATAATAAACTCCATTCGGCTGCTATTTCAGCCGAGACTGAAAAACATTCTTTAACAGAAGGACTGCACCAATTTGGAGAAGATCTTCATCGAGGAGGTCAGAACTTTCTTACTGGCATTCAAAATGTTGGGCacaatattaataacaaaatgcaTGGTGTTTCGGAAACCACCGAAGGCCAAACAAAGTCAGCGGCTAGTGGGTTACAAAAAGTTggtcaaaatttggaaaatcaattacataaaacagaagaaaatctcCATAAGGAAAGTCAAGACGTTgcagaaaacatacaaaatatgaGTCAAAAAGCTTCACATAATGCGGCAGAAGAAGCacaaaaatttgcaaaaaatgtagatgaaaaattgaaagataCTGCGGAAGATGCTAAAAAGGCTGCAGAAAAAACAGAAAGTCAAGCTCATACTGTTGGTGCTGGTCTGATTAATTTTGGTAAAGAAGTCGACAACAAACTTCAAGAATCGGCGCAAGCTGCGGAAATAACCACGGAGAAAGCTGTAGATGAAGCAAAAACTACTGCACTTGATACAAAGCAAGGAATCGATAATGCTTTGCATAAGACAGCTGAATGTGCCCAAAACGCGGCACATAAGACTTTTGAAGGCGCCAAAAACATTGCCCATAACATTGGAGAGGGTTTCACGAATTTTGGTAGAAACGTCGATCACAAACTTCATGAATCTGTTGATAGTACTAAACATGCTGCACGCAATACAGCAGAAGGTGCCCAAAACGCTGCACAAAAGGCTCGTGAAAACGCCGACAATTCAGCCCATAACATTGAGGAGGGTTTGTTGAATTTTGGTAGAAACGTCGACCACAAACTCCATGAAGCTGTAGATAGTACTAAAAATGCTGCACATAATACAGCAGAAGGTGCCCAAAAGGCTCATGAAAGTGGAAATAACATAGTCCATAATATTGGAGAgggtttattgaattttggtAGAAACATCGACAACAAACTCCATGAATTTGTTGATGGTACTAAAACTGCTGCACAAAATACAGCAGAAGGTACCCAAGAAATTACGCAAAAAACCCGTGAAAGTGCAGACAATACAACCCATAACATCGAAGAGGGATTGTTGAATTTTGGTAAAAACGTCGACCACAAACTCCACGAAACTGTTGAAGGGACTAAAACTGCTGCACATAATACAGCGGAAGGTGCCAAAGAAGCTGCACAAAAGGCTCGTGAAAGTGGCGAAAATGTAGCCCATAATATTGGAGaggatttattaaattttggtaaaaacGTCGACCACAAACTCCATGAAACTGTTGATAGTACTAAAAATACAGCAAAAGGTGCCCAAAATGCTGCCCAAAAAGCTCGTGAAAGTGCTGAGAATACAGCTCATAATATCAGCGAgggttttttgaattttagtaGAAACGTAGACCACAAACTGCAAGAGTCGGTAGAGAGTACTAAAAATGCTGCACACAACACAGCAGAAGGTGCCCAAAAGGCTCGTGAAAGTGGTAATAACATAGTCCATAATATGGGAGAgggtttattgaattttggtAGAAACATCGATAACAAACTCCATGAAGCTATTGATAGTACTAAAACTGCAGCACAAAATACAGCAGAAGGTGCCCAAGAGACTGCGCAAAAAGCCCGTGAAAGTGCAGGCAATACAGCCCATAACATTGGAGAGGGATTGTTGAATTTTGGTAGAAACTTTGACCACAAACTCCTTGAAGCTGTCGAAAGTACCAAAACTGCAGCACAAAATACAGCAGAAGGTGCCCAAAAGGCTCGTGAAAGTGGCGAAAATGTAGCCCATAGTTTTGGTGAaggtttattgaattttggtAGAAACGTCGATCACAAACTGCAAGAATCTGTAGAAGTTGCAAAGAATACCACAGAAAAAGCTGTCAACGAGGCTAAAACAACTGCACATAATACCTCGCAAGAAATCAACGATGCCTACCATAAAACCACAGAAGGAACACAAAACCTGATCAAAAGTGTAGATAATAAATTGAAGGAAACTGCGAAAGATGTTGAAAAAACAACAGGGAAAGCTGTAGACAACGCTAAAAAAACAGCTGAAAAAACTACTGAAGGAGCTAAAAATATAGCTGAAAGTACAGCGCAAAGTATTGATAACTCATTGCACAAAACTGCAGAAAGTACACAGGATGTAACTCAACAAACATTACAAGGAGTCCAAAATATGGGAAAGAATATTGACAATAAGCTTAAGGATACTGCACAAAAGACTTCAGAAGGTACCCAAAATATAGCAAAAAGCATTGATAATAAACTACAAGAAGCTGGACAAGGTCTTCATAATATTGGTGAAACTATTAAAG ataaatctaGTGCTGTGATTGAAGGAGCAGGTCACAGCCTTAAAGAAGCAGACCACAATATTGAAGGTGCTTTTACCAAAGCAACGAAAAACGCCaatcaaaagaaagaagaaattcaG AGTGGATTACAAAATGTCGGTCACAATATAGACAACAAATTGGCCGAAACTGGtaaattattccaaaacaaAATGAAAGACACTGCGAATTTCTTGGATAACACAAGACATGAAATAGGACAAGAAATGGAAGAAAGTAACAAAAAGGCGCATGCAGAATTGGACGACGTAACAGATGCggccaaaaatatttttgggaaaGGGCTGTTCTCTAGTAAATAA
- the LOC130448216 gene encoding protein lin-37 homolog — MTKKRRLSNSSPIKVEVKEENTIGNDYLLAKGRLKGVLKQLTEQSSDEGSDSSDDNKKLSESNRKRKVENMPTPYHHTYVMKLFDRSVDLARFEEDTPLYPICRAWMQNQPRNPQSIVKRRLSSPEPANNSWNENSLSEINRLPSPHTQFVSRIPSPLPEQEQNKDNINLDYDEYIPSKHTLMQEHMKRWMNVKKKWIQTAFNNENRYLQSTNILKAIYNKAQEESN, encoded by the exons ATGACCAAAAAACGTAGGCTTTCTAATTCTTCTCCTATTAAAGTCGAAGTAAAGGAAGAAAATACAATTGGAAATGATTATCTTTTAGCTAAAGGTCGCCTAAAAGGCGTTCTAAAACAACTTACAGAACAATCATCTGATGAAGGTAGCGATTCTTCAGATGATAATAAGAAACTTAG CGAATCaaatagaaaacgaaaagtCGAAAATATGCCTACACCATACCATCATACTTATgtgatgaaattatttgataGAAGCGTTGATTTGGCTCGATTTGAGGAAGATACTCCACTTTATCCAATTTGCCGTGCTTGGATGCAAAATCAACCTAGAAATCCTCAATCTATTGTCAA ACGTAGACTATCTTCTCCAGAACCCGCTAATAATTCATGGAATGAAAATTCTTTATCCGAGATAAACAGATTACCTTCTCCACATACTCAGTTTGTTTCAAGAATTCCATCACCACTACCCGAGCAGGAACAAAATAAAGACAATATTAATTTAGATTAT GATGAATATATTCCTAGTAAACATACTCTAATGCAAGAACATATGAAACGATGGATGAATGTGAAGAAAAAATGGATACAAACTgcttttaataatgaaaatcgaTATTTACAAAGTACAAATATACTTAAAGCAATTTATAATAA
- the LOC130448212 gene encoding plectin-like isoform X1, translating to MSFWSSFTTGLRNIGTRIGEFFGRKKKEVNKEAEQIENSAEAQAQRTIDVAEDAAQDLTITTATETKNHLNDEIKQAEDEAKSVEHTIQNARKTVDDKLNEANNAIKNTVQTAEQKWRETEAQVAQRVKETEDFAEQKRRELANTLKRTGQNVDNKLHSAAISAETEKHSLTEGLHQFGEDLHRGGQNFLTGIQNVGHNINNKMHGVSETTEGQTKSAASGLQKVGQNLENQLHKTEENLHKESQDVAENIQNMSQKASHNAAEEAQKFAKNVDEKLKDTAEDAKKAAEKTESQAHTVGAGLINFGKEVDNKLQESAQAAEITTEKAVDEAKTTALDTKQGIDNALHKTAECAQNAAHKTFEGAKNIAHNIGEGFTNFGRNVDHKLHESVDSTKHAARNTAEGAQNAAQKARENADNSAHNIEEGLLNFGRNVDHKLHEAVDSTKNAAHNTAEGAQKAHESGNNIVHNIGEGLLNFGRNIDNKLHEFVDGTKTAAQNTAEGTQEITQKTRESADNTTHNIEEGLLNFGKNVDHKLHETVEGTKTAAHNTAEGAKEAAQKARESGENVAHNIGEDLLNFGKNVDHKLHETVDSTKNTAKGAQNAAQKARESAENTAHNISEGFLNFSRNVDHKLQESVESTKNAAHNTAEGAQKARESGNNIVHNMGEGLLNFGRNIDNKLHEAIDSTKTAAQNTAEGAQETAQKARESAGNTAHNIGEGLLNFGRNFDHKLLEAVESTKTAAQNTAEGAQKARESGENVAHSFGEGLLNFGRNVDHKLQESVEVAKNTTEKAVNEAKTTAHNTSQEINDAYHKTTEGTQNLIKSVDNKLKETAKDVEKTTGKAVDNAKKTAEKTTEGAKNIAESTAQSIDNSLHKTAESTQDVTQQTLQGVQNMGKNIDNKLKDTAQKTSEGTQNIAKSIDNKLQEAGQGLHNIGETIKDKSSAVIEGAGHSLKEADHNIEGAFTKATKNANQKKEEIQSGLQNVGHNIDNKLAETGKLFQNKMKDTANFLDNTRHEIGQEMEESNKKAHAELDDVTDAAKNIFGKGLFSSK from the exons ATGTCGTTTTGGTCTTCGTTTACTA ccGGTCTTAGAAATATCGGTACCAGAATCGGAGAATTCTTCGgcagaaagaaaaaagaagtgAATAAAGAAGCAGAACAAATAGAGAACTCAGCTGAAGCTCAAGCACAAAGGACTATAGACGTAGCTGAAGATGCTGCACAAGACTTAACAATAACGACTG CTACAGAAaccaaaaatcatttaaatgacGAAATTAAACAAGCGGAAGATGAAGCTAAATCTGTGGAACATACAATACAAAACGCAAGAAAAACAGTTGATGATAAATTAAACGAAGCGAATAACGCAATAAAAAATACAGTTCAAACGGCTGAACAAAAATGGAGAGAAACAGAAGCACAAGTAGCACAAAGAGTAAAAGAAACAGAAGATTTTGCTGAACAGAAAAGGAGGGAATTGGCGAATACCCTGAAAAGAACTGGACAAAATGTAGATAATAAACTCCATTCGGCTGCTATTTCAGCCGAGACTGAAAAACATTCTTTAACAGAAGGACTGCACCAATTTGGAGAAGATCTTCATCGAGGAGGTCAGAACTTTCTTACTGGCATTCAAAATGTTGGGCacaatattaataacaaaatgcaTGGTGTTTCGGAAACCACCGAAGGCCAAACAAAGTCAGCGGCTAGTGGGTTACAAAAAGTTggtcaaaatttggaaaatcaattacataaaacagaagaaaatctcCATAAGGAAAGTCAAGACGTTgcagaaaacatacaaaatatgaGTCAAAAAGCTTCACATAATGCGGCAGAAGAAGCacaaaaatttgcaaaaaatgtagatgaaaaattgaaagataCTGCGGAAGATGCTAAAAAGGCTGCAGAAAAAACAGAAAGTCAAGCTCATACTGTTGGTGCTGGTCTGATTAATTTTGGTAAAGAAGTCGACAACAAACTTCAAGAATCGGCGCAAGCTGCGGAAATAACCACGGAGAAAGCTGTAGATGAAGCAAAAACTACTGCACTTGATACAAAGCAAGGAATCGATAATGCTTTGCATAAGACAGCTGAATGTGCCCAAAACGCGGCACATAAGACTTTTGAAGGCGCCAAAAACATTGCCCATAACATTGGAGAGGGTTTCACGAATTTTGGTAGAAACGTCGATCACAAACTTCATGAATCTGTTGATAGTACTAAACATGCTGCACGCAATACAGCAGAAGGTGCCCAAAACGCTGCACAAAAGGCTCGTGAAAACGCCGACAATTCAGCCCATAACATTGAGGAGGGTTTGTTGAATTTTGGTAGAAACGTCGACCACAAACTCCATGAAGCTGTAGATAGTACTAAAAATGCTGCACATAATACAGCAGAAGGTGCCCAAAAGGCTCATGAAAGTGGAAATAACATAGTCCATAATATTGGAGAgggtttattgaattttggtAGAAACATCGACAACAAACTCCATGAATTTGTTGATGGTACTAAAACTGCTGCACAAAATACAGCAGAAGGTACCCAAGAAATTACGCAAAAAACCCGTGAAAGTGCAGACAATACAACCCATAACATCGAAGAGGGATTGTTGAATTTTGGTAAAAACGTCGACCACAAACTCCACGAAACTGTTGAAGGGACTAAAACTGCTGCACATAATACAGCGGAAGGTGCCAAAGAAGCTGCACAAAAGGCTCGTGAAAGTGGCGAAAATGTAGCCCATAATATTGGAGaggatttattaaattttggtaaaaacGTCGACCACAAACTCCATGAAACTGTTGATAGTACTAAAAATACAGCAAAAGGTGCCCAAAATGCTGCCCAAAAAGCTCGTGAAAGTGCTGAGAATACAGCTCATAATATCAGCGAgggttttttgaattttagtaGAAACGTAGACCACAAACTGCAAGAGTCGGTAGAGAGTACTAAAAATGCTGCACACAACACAGCAGAAGGTGCCCAAAAGGCTCGTGAAAGTGGTAATAACATAGTCCATAATATGGGAGAgggtttattgaattttggtAGAAACATCGATAACAAACTCCATGAAGCTATTGATAGTACTAAAACTGCAGCACAAAATACAGCAGAAGGTGCCCAAGAGACTGCGCAAAAAGCCCGTGAAAGTGCAGGCAATACAGCCCATAACATTGGAGAGGGATTGTTGAATTTTGGTAGAAACTTTGACCACAAACTCCTTGAAGCTGTCGAAAGTACCAAAACTGCAGCACAAAATACAGCAGAAGGTGCCCAAAAGGCTCGTGAAAGTGGCGAAAATGTAGCCCATAGTTTTGGTGAaggtttattgaattttggtAGAAACGTCGATCACAAACTGCAAGAATCTGTAGAAGTTGCAAAGAATACCACAGAAAAAGCTGTCAACGAGGCTAAAACAACTGCACATAATACCTCGCAAGAAATCAACGATGCCTACCATAAAACCACAGAAGGAACACAAAACCTGATCAAAAGTGTAGATAATAAATTGAAGGAAACTGCGAAAGATGTTGAAAAAACAACAGGGAAAGCTGTAGACAACGCTAAAAAAACAGCTGAAAAAACTACTGAAGGAGCTAAAAATATAGCTGAAAGTACAGCGCAAAGTATTGATAACTCATTGCACAAAACTGCAGAAAGTACACAGGATGTAACTCAACAAACATTACAAGGAGTCCAAAATATGGGAAAGAATATTGACAATAAGCTTAAGGATACTGCACAAAAGACTTCAGAAGGTACCCAAAATATAGCAAAAAGCATTGATAATAAACTACAAGAAGCTGGACAAGGTCTTCATAATATTGGTGAAACTATTAAAG ataaatctaGTGCTGTGATTGAAGGAGCAGGTCACAGCCTTAAAGAAGCAGACCACAATATTGAAGGTGCTTTTACCAAAGCAACGAAAAACGCCaatcaaaagaaagaagaaattcaG AGTGGATTACAAAATGTCGGTCACAATATAGACAACAAATTGGCCGAAACTGGtaaattattccaaaacaaAATGAAAGACACTGCGAATTTCTTGGATAACACAAGACATGAAATAGGACAAGAAATGGAAGAAAGTAACAAAAAGGCGCATGCAGAATTGGACGACGTAACAGATGCggccaaaaatatttttgggaaaGGGCTGTTCTCTAGTAAATAA